ATTGATTACTACTAACTCATAAAGGTGCGGCAATATAACACAACTCACATCATGAATGGTATTATCAACcgataaaaattcaaaattacaacTAAAAACAGAAGATAACTCAGTTCTCAACtgaaatgtaaaaaataaaattaaattaaaaacttgCAAAAAACCCGCATGCCAAACGCTCCTCAAGCTTATTACCAACGCCTACCATAACTTGATATTAGCATTGAGATTAGAAAGAGAGCTACTCCTACGATGCCTGAGAGAGAGAATTCAAAACACAATATGGCCTCAGCCtttttttgcttttctttttttgggtcTAAAACAAGATCTTGAGTCCCAAAACTAATCAATACTTGTAGTTGTCGACGTGGAGGCTCTCGCCGGCACCCTCACTGAGCTTAGCATCACCCTTGTAAGTTCCAAGAGTTGCTTCAGAGTTGGCCTTGCACCTCACGAGCAAAGCAGCCTGAGCCTTGGGGATGTTTTCATCCTTTCCAGACCATGCCTTGAGAGTACTCTGCTGCAGGGCACGTCCaaaggagaaagaaagagaCCATGGCTTCTTCCCCTTCAGTTTGTTCATGGCATTAAGGTTGATGGTGGCCTCCTCTTCGCTCTGTCCACCAGACAAGAACACAATAGCTGGAACTGCAGCAGGAACAGTTCGCTGTAGGGCAAGGACGGTGTGCTCTGCAATAACTTCTGGTGCAACCTTTGCAGCTTGAGATCCAGGGGTAACCATGTTGGGCTTCAACAAGGTTCCTTCAAGGAGAACGTGGTGGTCATTTAGAGCCTTGTAGCATGCAGCAAGAACTCGTTCAGTAACATCAGCACACTTCTTGATGTCATGAGGACCATCAACCAAGATCTCAGGCTCAACAATAGGTACCAGACCATTCTCCTGGCAAATGATAGCATACCTGGCCAATCCATTGGCATTTTCATTAATGGACAACTGTGAGGGTTCGTTAGGACCAATCTTGAGCACTGCACGCCATTTGGCAAAACGAGCACCAGCTTCATAATACTTTTGGCAGCGCTTGGCAAGGTCATCAAGACCCTGGGTTGTGGTTTCGCCATCAGTTCCAGCAAGTTCAACAGTGCCCTTGTCAACCTTAATGCCAGGGAGAACGCCACCTTCCTTCAAAACATCAACGAAAGGCTTGCCTACACAAAGGAATAGAGGGGGAAGCAATAGTGAGAAACCATGGTCTATCCACAACTTTTCAGGTATAATGTTAAAGTGAAGACCCCATGAAAATATTAACCCAAACAAGAAATGGAGTGATTAGATGATATACCTGCAGCTGTCTTCTGGTAGAGTGTTTCCTCGAAGAGAATGACCCCACTGAGGTATTGAAGAACATTAGGAGCAGTGAAAAGGAGCTCACGAAGAGCACGTCTGTTTGTTTCAACATTCTCAACATTGATACTGGAAAGACGCTTTCCAATTGTGCCAGTTGATTCATCAGCAGCAAGAATACCCTTTCCAGGAGTTCCAATGTAGGCAGCATTGGCAATAAGCTCGTCTACAAGACAGAAAATacgaaattataaaaataaacatcAGAAGGGAGACGGGTCATTTAGAAAATTCCTTAAGAAAAGTATCGCCATATCAAAAGCTACAAAATCATAAGGCCCATTAGAATTTGTCTTcttgtaaaaactaaattcaaTAACATGGTCCATAAACAAAAAGTGCAAACTCAACATAAAGgatataaataaaacaaaacgcCATTTTCAAAGTACATACATTTTCCAAAAAACATGGACAGTTGGTAGAAAAGAACCATATTTCAAAATCATGATATCAAACACTACTCATAAGTCATAAGATTAAAATCTAAAAGTAGATCGCACTCAGTCAACAACTTCATTAAAGGGAAAGTATAGTTCTTTGGGTATATTCTTGCTTACCCTAATAGAGAACAAATCTCAAAACACAGATCTGGACTGCGATCCTACggatctaatgaacaataaaccGGAAcgagaaaaaaatctaaatctaTAGCATGAATTGAAGCCAAAAACAATGGATCAGATCATCAAATGAGCAGAAAACTACAGATCCCATAAACGAAAATGGGAAGATTAGAAgcaaaaaatagaaacaaacgTAGATCGATAGAAGCATAGTTAACATCGGACAGTAGATCTGGATTAAAGaccacatgcatgcatgaaaggAAAAGAGGAGAGATGATTACCAGCGTATTTGCCTCTGTAGCAAGACATTTTCGAAGAGTTAAAAGTAAGAGAGGAAAAAGGGTGGTTTGGGGAAAAATGCAGGAGAGGTAACGGCAAAATGGCGAAGGGATATACGAAGATGGAGAAAGGGTTAGGGTTTTTAAGGAGGGCGGAAACTGCGAGAAATGTGCATCGCCACGGACTTTTCATCATGTGCACGTGACATTTCAACCAACGAACCTTTTCTCgattttactattttgcccttcCTTCGTTGGGCCGTCCCGCTTTGTCCACTTACTCCGCTTATGTTTCTTTCTCTTGGACCAAATTTCTACcctttcattttattctttttttaattattaaaaaaaatcgattTCAACCTAAATGTTGATTCGAATTTTTTACTTTTAGATTGATAATTTGTACTTtatgtaaataataaaaaactatACTTCTCACTTTTATCgttactttaaaaaatattcatatatttttaaaagttacactATTGTGATAATGACTTATAACAATGATTTAGATCACTACACCATTTTAGATCATTGCGacataatttaaattctaaagaATTGCTATCTTAAGagaagttttgaaaatttataaaaaaatattatagatAATATTGCAacatttgaaataatgaaaatattattaaaacgAATGGCAAAGTTAGGAAGTTTCTTTTaaccttgtttttttttttatattaataatgtagacttgtttgaaaatattttactttttacttaaaatacatttttaaccCTTTAGAAGGTTATGAATTGATCCATTTAGAAGGGAGAAGACATATTAACCCTTTGAACATGGTGGGGAGTATTCCAGTGATAATTGGGGTACATTTGGTTtaccatttgaattttattttatttttcagatttaagagtttagtaaatttgttttagccaattatatgaattatgttgtttaaaattgtttttgaatTATGTAATTCAAACTatacaaattctaaaaataacatttttatattattagtgtatctatattttaaatttaattttttataatgagattttgagtttaaaattttaaaatgcaaaattatgtgaaaagaaaagagaaaaatatttcgaaatagggttgtttttaaataaatgaaaatgaatcaatttatttataaatataacaaatgtcattatctatcaatgataaattacAATATACCGTGATAAACATCTATTAGTTTTAGTGATAAAATTATATGGTGATCTATCAcgttctatcattaatagatagtgaaattttgttatacttgaaaatatttttaacagttttaccatttaaaataattacccctAGAAATATTGTATTTCATATTATAAACTCAAATCAATTGTTATCATTTAAGTAtgcattataaattatatagtaTTAcgaaataattatattaaaaaaataacattgtTGTAGGTGAATTTGGACTTGACAAAATATGCCAAAGATAAGTATAAGATAAAGTGGACTTAATTCAAATAAGTCCAAGTGTTAGGTAATTAATTATCTTATCAAATCTAATCCTAACTTATTAAGATCAGGAAAGATCCATAAGGAAAAAAAACGTAAACTCCACATGAGATAAATTGATCTAGGATCTAGATTTATTTATGACTTCTTCTCTTTGGCATTAGagctttttttctttattttgcagACCCTCTCTTCCTCAAATTACTAATTTATAATATGCATTTTTTCGTGTCCAATATTTGACATCAACAATATAAAACATCctcataaattatatttattcgACCTAATATTTGATGGGTAACTATAATGATTTTTCTGGTTTTTTAATACAGTATGAAACACATCTAAAACaattattcaaattagaatccaatttttaaatgtaataccaaatacaaatataaaaaatatgaaatacaactcAACTTTGAttgaattctttatttttaaattacctATCAAATGTCGTCCTCCCTCTCTATAGCATATATattgtaatgaatttatttctCTTATTGCTTTATATAAGcttgtatttgttttttagttttagttgttgttTTTAGTGTACATAAGCTTGTATTTGTTGAagtgaagagaaaagaaaaaagagagattttttttctttaagaagtaaagaaaaaagaaattaattagttGTGAATGGGCCCAAGAAGAGGTCAAAAGTGGAAATAGAAAAAAGTTGgggtttagagaaaaagaataataaaagaaaagtgggTTGGTGTGGAGATGGGGGATTGGTAAATTTGGTTGGAAGGAGGCAAAACCGAGAGCGACACCGAGAGCGCAGGATGAGGTCTTTTTTCATCGGTTTTATCGGTTAGCTCTCGGTTTTGAGGCATTTACAATGCTCCCATCTGCCCACCCCCGCTCTAATTCTACCAACTATACTTCCAAATTTAACGTCCCAACGTCAATATAGATCCAGTATTTTAATATTAGAATCCACCCTACGTTTTGTAAAAGAAAAGTATGACATTGTATGTCTCTATCATTTCAGCTTGAAATTACTCTTGTTttacttaattaaaattttcaaccaattacctttttttattttgtttaaatgaACTCGATTcaaaattatcatattataattaCGTTTCAAAAGGTACAAAAATTGTCAATTACATGTTGTTTTGACTCACTTATCTATGTACATATCAAAAGCTACCATATTTGTTCACGATTCGATTTAGTTTGGTTTGAGATTCAAACAGAAGCAaactacaaattttaaaaagtgtgtTCAGTTTGGTTTCacagttttctttttttcttttttttttttaattttttatactttttcgtattttctaaattataagcggtttggtttggttcaattttacggatttttttatataaattgtttgtgcttgttcatattttctaaattatatatattatttgttgatatatttattaaaaaagtggtttagttcggttcggtttcaaatcaattttcaaatttgaaattgaaccgAACTGCAATAATTcggtttaaaaatatattaaaccgaaccgaaccacaTTAATTCAGTTCTAATTCATTTTAGCATTCGGTtcggttttagttgtttcaatGATCACCTCTAACACATTCAAAGGAGTTTCTTTCCAAGGGTCTGTTTCACATATATTACCATAAAATTTCATACAGACATTTGGTATCCTTGTTTATTTCACactattttactttttaaaattcaggATATCATATTATTAAGGAAACTTTAAAATCCATTCAACAAGTTTTTTAGTATCACtatatttatagaatttttATACCTAGGAGATGAATAAAGtctgattaattaataaatgaatatcaattaatcattagtattaattttaattaattattaaatataagtaTAACATTTAGACATAATAAATGTCAACTATacatttatcattaatattttatgttatcaTACCTacttaatataaaattttattattgattattaatattttaattaatttatatttatataattatttttactaacgaaataaattatttaaataattttcagttaaaaaatattcatttagtgttattttaagtgattaaataataacaatatattaaataattaaatttaataatgacCATATTACTTGTTCTTTTAcctttgattaaataattatttaattttagttttttatattcaaaattggTAAATCAAATACATTAACTTCTAGATATTAATTATCCTACAAATCCAAACACAAACATTAATTATCACAAATATTTAATATCCAAACTTATAAAACAATATTTGTGATCCAAACAATCCATGAGTGTACTTTAAGTCCAATGCTCATTTGCCCTCGTCATGATGTTCTTAGGAAATggattcgtttttttttttttttaataacaatttcTTTTAACATTTGCATCAACATATTGATATAgttcaaatttcatttacacGATAAATTGagtcattttttagttttatcttATGAATTATTAGTAACAATTAATCTTGAAAAGCTTTGATTTATCCTtccaaataattttaataatgttcacttcaaaaattttaaaaataaaaaacaaaaacaaaaaaaaggaacTCATTCCATGTAGGGATGGAGACTTCTGGTAACAATATTAGTTTGGTGACATAGGTGGTATGACTTTGTAGTGTGTATGAATTATTGTTGTTAATGAATTTGAAaagcttaaattaattaaattgcaCATGCCGTATTACGTATGTTATTTTGAGCGTGATTAAGTTTTGATAGTCAACTTAAGAGAGAGAACGAAATACATCGTGCATCATGCttcatattcatttttttcatttaacaaTTTATATTTTACACCTATAATTGTTCAGGGTAAGGACTCTATAACACTTGTGGCTCGTTTGAAATaactttggaaaaaaaattactttaggACCGGTTTGTTTCATAAAatttcacattaaatttaatcGATGACTATATAAATTGGCCTCTTACATTTAAATGAGTAATTATTTGATTGTAGttctatatacaaaattaataaattgaacacgtatatttaactttcaaaaattaattatcatgcATATCCAAACATAAACATTAATTATCTCAGACATTCAaatctcatatatttaatatctatactCATGGAACAGTATCTGCAATCCAAAGAACCttatataaaatcaatttttttataaacacatctgaaaacaataaaaataatttaaagtgTGTTTAGTATAAGCTTATCAAGTGATTTTAGATGAAGCAAAGtgacttttctaaaaaaaagtcTAAATGTATAAATGATAGatccataaattttatataggGGGCACCATACATATACAaaggtaattaaaaaaaaatcgatccATGATTTCGAGGCTAACATAGATCTTTTCATAAGTATGTTCTACAAGTTTCATTTTGGGTATTATaatcataatcataaattttggCTATAGACCAGGATCTGCAAGTAGTTcttataatttgatttttgtatAAGATTTATCATAATCAAATGTGTTTTTCTTATTTGAAGATCTTAGGATcggtatggcaaccctagaggggtgaGTAGAGTTTaataaaagtaatttaaaaGTTTCTACAATGCGGgcccaattaaacaaattaacaaacttttttGCTAACAAGTagtttaaacaataaattcatgcaaataaattcaACTCAAAATAATCAAGAAGTTAATAATACTACTTTAAAGTACCCAAAAACTGGTTCTCATAACAAGATTGataatggatatagaaattcaagaacaactaatcaaaataatccaatatgagcaattaatttcaataatataaattgcaattaatttcaagcaataaaatattagaacaaattattgcaaaattaaataagaaagggatagagaaattgacacaAAAAATCTTATAGTGGTTCGGCATAACCGGTCTATATCCACTTCCTAAACTCCTCTTGGGTATATCAGTACgaacttgactctttccacggtTAAAGATCAAATTGTTACTATtcggattggtgtcctaattctcccagagtctcgttgtttgtaatgatacacgttgtttgatgaataaaataattgttatttcactttggcatttactcatatccaataaactccTTGGtcatcttatgtgaacttaagcatgtatatgtgatatacaagtggatcatgccttaagtgataacctaaataggtctgtagtataaggattaaggtgagatacctgatcttggtgatactacagatacgacccgctttgtaaaggtttgcaaatgttataaactactacagatggtaaatcctgaccactcatgtagagacgtgcgagcgggggtgtcctatacaaagagtttgtataagactgaaccacgagatgactagactctatatgtaacgccgttgatactggagacttacatctcacctaaacgaccataggtgacacgaccttaatccggagtgttttaggaactcctgcctttgagggcggtcttttgattagttgggtgagagtggccagattgccaactcaacatacctacctttttggggaatTTTATGctctgggagctaggaactcaatccacaagatggaatttacttctttcccgaagcatggataagtagagagattgctcccttaagggctgattctggagcttgaacatagtggccataacttctctttggaagagaggactcggtcatagtaggactatgacttatgttcattagagggatcaatgatacttaaagagttagatgtaactacaggacaTAACAattattggccgagttgtacttacgaacgatctgtgaagggttgtcacgttgctgattggttaagatggatacataatatatatgtggtaaggagaattcagctgtcagtctttagtggagtgcctagtaGTTAACGGGTGgtgatcccgtgactaaagagtttagtcagttatttacgtaccgttgaagcttcgaactataggtccataagatcctcttggtagctcaatagattcagttgaggatcagttcttggtatttatttgaaatgttcaaattgacaagaggtaattcgattatatatgatatgatcagtatactatatgagatatatctagtggaggattaatgtaaatgagatttacattaagtaccatggaataagaaaagaattatggtttatatgtttcatgagatgaaatgttaaaactataagttataaatatagtatgataagttggttatcatttatatttataataatattaattattggatagtaaatctttttctctaataaccaattaagtgggaagttttggtggtttcatggtaaacgtgagataaaaggaaaattgttttcctatttttagtaatgttgaaaaaattgattttgagattttctctctcaaaaaataatctcacggaagttgtcaaataaatagaatttactaagcgacagcttgactaagataaacgattgtgtagtgtttATAGGCGACAGATACgcaactaagcgatgaggtaaacgatcgtttagcttttgctaaacgattgagcattgacctatacgataggttcaaccttctcccacttgctcaagaACCTTGGCGATGAATCTACAAATGTGTATAGATTTCTCCTTGATCATTTAttgtatcatgctgtaatttttgtaatgaatgcataagcGCATGTTTCTGTgtatgattgtaatttgtaaaattcatatatgattgtaatttagaatgatctttccgctactcatggaaatcctcatgatCGATTTCCTTTAGTTACAACCACTCTTTTTAGGGATCAAGAGAAACCCTTACAATGAATTTAGGAATGAAGAACAATATGAGAAAAACTCTCTTGAAGAgtagatttaaaaatttagtatTCAATGAATTAATCTTAACAACATAAAATATCTATctcaagaagaaaataaaaataagaaaattgaagcatggagagagagcaacaatagTGACTTAATGAGTTATGGAtgattaaaaataacaaaaatggttGTCACaaattggagaagaagatgagtttaaatagagaggaaaattattgaaaaccacatttaatttggGTCTTTggatcttggaaaagaaaaatcaatggtgaagATCTTAAACTCaactagccattagacacaagcaaaaaataatataatattatatatcttttaaaatcatttttttaaaaacccaccaaaagcaaAAGCACACCATGTATCCAAAATTAGTCATTATACACAAACATAATAtcatatgaaattatttttctttttgaatttatttcctttttaaaatcaatccaaaaataaaaaaactaacctTGTGTCATTCCTCCTATGCTTTAAGTGACACCTTTCAATTGGTCTACTTAGAtgtagggttggcaacggggctAGGCCGGGGTGGGGGGACGTCCCCCGTCCCCGACCCCATAGGGAAAATTCTTCCCTATTCTCGCCCCCTGTCGTCGTCATTTGAAGGTGGGGACAGGGGCGGGGATTCCAATtgaattccaaattacaattacaatacaattgaatatttcaaattacaatcatgaatgaacattacaaattacagtcctaaacaaaacatatagttatgcaatcaatacagaaattacagcatgaacaatcaaataaagaaggaaaatgataCGAAAGTTTGTCGACTCGTCTCCATGCTCTTTGCTcacaaacgctcgaacacagcaacctcgaacgctcgaacaacacgactgtaacactgcacgaacactccGCGCTCATCCTCAGCGATtgcctcgatcacgaacactcCATCAAGAACACGAACGGCCTTCACAGATCctcaacggtgtcgagttgagtaagaaaccaccaagaaggttaccttggtattctcgatatgagaatccagagggtgggctctgtgtggacttgaaATGaagcagacgaaggaggaatgaacaatcgtgtacatgatTGGGTAAGTGAGAGAAGACaaaaacctatcgcataggtcgatacccaatcgtttagctaaagctaagcaatcgtctagcaaaagctaagcgatcgtttaactcatcaTTTAGCACAGTGTTtgtcgcctacaaaacactacaagATCATTTACTTCGctcaagctgtcgtttagtaaatctgcatttacttgacaacttccatgagtttcttttttcagagagagaaatctcaaaacaatttttgacaaaaacttactaaaattaggaaaataattttccttttatctcacggttaccatgaaccaccaataacctcccactcaattggttattaaaggaaaaaaatttaattatccaataattaatattattataaatataaatgataaccaacttatcatactatatttataacctatagttttaatatttcatctcatgaaacatataaaccatagttctttttctattccatggtacttaatgtaaatctcatttacttaatcctccactaaatgtatctcatacatcatatcaattatattatatataatcaaaatacctcttatcaatttgaacatttcaaatcgacaccaagaactgatcctcaactgaatccattgagctaccaaggggaccttatggacctgtagctcgaagctccaatggtacgtgaataactgactaagctccaacgatacgtgaataattgactaaactctttagtcataggatccaccatctattaactgccaaacactccattaaagaccgacaactgaactctccttaccacatatatattatgtgtccatcttaatcaatcagaagtgcgacaacccttcacagatcactcgtaagtacagctgggccaataaccggtatgcctctgtagttacatctaacttcttaattaccattgatccctctaatgaaaataagtcatagtcctactatgactgagtcttctcttccaaagagaagttgtggccactatgttcaagcctcgaaatcagctcttaagagagaaatctctctacttatccttgcttcgagaaagaagttaattccatattgtggattgagttcccagctcccagatcagacaagtcctcaaaaaggtaggtatgttgagttggcaatctggccactcttatccatactaatcaaaggactgccctcaaaggcagaagttcccaaaacactcaggattgaggtcgtgtcacctatggtcatttaggtgagatgtaagtctccagtatcaactacgttatatatagagtctagtcatctcgtggtctagtcttatacaaactctttgtataggacacccctgctcgcacgtctctacatgagtggtcaggatctaccatctgtagtagtttacaacatttgcaacctctacaaagcgggtcgtatctgtagtgtcactaagatcaggtatctcaccttaatccttatactacaaacctatttaggttatcacttaaggcatgatccacttgtatatcacatatacatgcttaagtacatataagataaccaagaaactttgtttattggatatgagtaaatgccagaattaaataacacttattttattcattaaacaatgtatatccttacaaaacaacgagactccgggagaattaggacaccaatcccaacaatccatgcatcaattatattgtaaatgttataatataaggttgtatgTATATAcggaatgtatgctatagcttagttcattacttgttcatttaaaagttatatattggtaatgaatgaacattgcataaaACATGACagtaccttaggttaatttataattgttataaataacttatgtatgtcattCTTGCAatgattggttttaattgtttcattttttttataagtgttataattaatgaaattagaattaaaatcaataataaagagttgaatgcaaaccttaggctttaatcattttctaaaagtgttttaaaatttgattgagatagacctaagatcacatttctaataagattagaaatctaagtttaatcttttaaatcggtttaataggattaaattgatctaataaaagattaaatatgtaacaaatgtatctataagggaccttttggctaaggctaGTTCTGGCTAGACTAGGGTACTTATGTCTATGGAAACGTCGCACCCTTATCTGAGAACTTACctagaaaagtgaattagatagatttgttacatgcatgcaaatttgatgaaagtctgttaaatagtttaataatacttgaataaaagttgtttaattatcaaaagaaagtgttgttttttagaaaattaaacaaatcacttaattaaaatcagtagctggattttctaagttattGAATCCtaagtagaacattcagtgggaggaaaatggagtATATGATAGTTCAATTTTACCtctacatgtttctccctaaaag
The nucleotide sequence above comes from Benincasa hispida cultivar B227 chromosome 3, ASM972705v1, whole genome shotgun sequence. Encoded proteins:
- the LOC120074074 gene encoding fructose-bisphosphate aldolase 6, cytosolic-like; its protein translation is MSCYRGKYADELIANAAYIGTPGKGILAADESTGTIGKRLSSINVENVETNRRALRELLFTAPNVLQYLSGVILFEETLYQKTAAGKPFVDVLKEGGVLPGIKVDKGTVELAGTDGETTTQGLDDLAKRCQKYYEAGARFAKWRAVLKIGPNEPSQLSINENANGLARYAIICQENGLVPIVEPEILVDGPHDIKKCADVTERVLAACYKALNDHHVLLEGTLLKPNMVTPGSQAAKVAPEVIAEHTVLALQRTVPAAVPAIVFLSGGQSEEEATINLNAMNKLKGKKPWSLSFSFGRALQQSTLKAWSGKDENIPKAQAALLVRCKANSEATLGTYKGDAKLSEGAGESLHVDNYKY